Proteins encoded together in one Benincasa hispida cultivar B227 chromosome 1, ASM972705v1, whole genome shotgun sequence window:
- the LOC120070180 gene encoding signal peptidase complex catalytic subunit SEC11A-like, protein MGWIGETMDSIKSLQIRQVLSQAVSLGMIVTSALIIWKALMCITGSESPVVVVLSGSMEPGFKRGDILFLHMSKDPIRAGEIVVFNVDGREIPIVHRVIKVHERPDTGEVDVLTKGDNNYGDDRLLYAQGQLWLQRHHIMGRAVGFLPYVGWVTIIMTEKPIIKYILIGALGLLVITSKD, encoded by the exons ATGGGGTGGATCGGAGAAACCATGGATTCCATCAAATCCCTTCAGATTCGTCAGGTCCTTTCCCAGGCCGTCAGTCTCG GCATGATTGTAACATCTGCCCTTATAATATGGAAGGCATTGATGTGCATTACTGGTAGCGAGTCTCCTGTTGTTGTTGTTCTTTCTGGGAGCATGGAACCTGGATTTAAGAGG GGGGATATCTTATTCTTACACATGAGTAAGGATCCTATCCGTGCAGGAGAGattgttgtttttaatgttGAT GGTCGTGAAATTCCAATTGTTCATCGTGTAATTAAG GTTCATGAGCGACCGGATACAGGAGAAGTTGATGTTCTTACCAAAG GGGATAATAACTATGGGGATGATAGGCTTTTGTATGCTCAAGGTCAGCTTTGGCTTCAGCGGCATCATATCATGGGAAGAGCTGTTGG ATTTTTACCTTATGTTGGCTGGGTGACTATTATTATGACCGAGAAGCCGATTATCAAG TATATTCTCATCGGAGCGTTGGGGCTTCTTGTCATAACTTCAAAGGACTAA
- the LOC120083298 gene encoding pentatricopeptide repeat-containing protein At1g52640, mitochondrial produces MAIRAFSSKFQISISLFSFLLRTNPFAHQRPFTSPATATHAGSDSPLPFLVSEISRILSDRRSPHHDLDLSLSSFSSNVSTDLVEQVLKRCKNIGFSAHRFFLWAKRIPGFEPSADSYRILVDILGSSGQFAILWDFLTEIRETRCSLITQELFWLVFRAYSRADLPQDAIRAFNRMVEFGMRPGVDDLDQLLYILCKRKHVAHAQQFFDKIKSGFNPSVKTYSILTRGWGDVGDSNNAQKVFDEMQERGCLIDVLAYNSLLEALCNAGKRDEAYKMFQEMGSNGVDPDAGTYSIFIRSSCQENDLHTVYRVLERMKRHNLLPNVFTYNCVIKKLCKDQKVEEAYQLLDEMIEKGVTPDTWSYNAIQAYHCDHSEVNSALNLIKRMDRDNCVPDRHTYNMVLKLLVRVGRFDRANEVWESMGERRFYPSVSTYAVMIHGFCKKKWKLEEACKYFEMMIDEGIPPYISTVELLRNRLLGIGFKDHVEILGDKMRRSTSCSIQELANVMSGGKCHEVHRMSRNEDTEFESD; encoded by the coding sequence ATGGCCATTAGAGCCTTCTCCTCCAAATTCCAAATCTCCATTTCACTCTTCTCCTTTCTCTTAAGAACCAATCCTTTCGCTCACCAACGCCCATTCACTTCTCCCGCTACAGCGACACACGCAGGATCAGACTCACCACTTCCATTCCTCGTCAGTGAGATATCTCGCATCCTCAGCGATCGCAGAAGCCCTCACCATGACTTGGACCTCAGCCTTTCCTCCTTCTCCTCCAATGTATCCACTGACCTCGTCGAGCAAGTTCTCAAAAGGTGCAAGAATATCGGATTCTCCGCCCACAGGTTCTTCCTCTGGGCTAAAAGAATTCCGGGTTTTGAACCCAGCGCTGACAGCTATCGCATTCTCGTTGACATCTTGGGAAGCAGTGGGCAATTCGCTATTTTGTGGGATTTTCTTACAGAAATAAGGGAGACTCGGTGCTCTTTGATCACCCAGGAACTCTTCTGGCTTGTTTTCAGAGCTTATAGCAGGGCTGACTTGCCTCAAGATGCTATTCGGGCCTTCAATCGAATGGTGGAGTTCGGGATGAGGCCTGGTGTTGATGATCTTGATCAGCTCTTGTATATTCTATGTAAGAGGAAACATGTGGCTCACGCCCAAcagtttttcgataaaattaagaGTGGGTTTAATCCGAGTGTGAAAACTTACAGTATTTTGACGAGGGGTTGGGGCGATGTGGGTGACTCAAACAATGCTCAGAAGGTGTTTGATGAAATGCAGGAACGAGGTTGTTTGATTGATGTGCTTGCTTACAATAGTCTCTTGGAAGCTCTGTGCAATGCTGGGAAAAGGGATGAAGCGTACAAGATGTTTCAAGAGATGGGTTCGAATGGTGTCGACCCAGATGCTGGTACATATTCGATTTTCATCCGCTCAAGTTGTCAAGAGAATGATTTGCATACGGTTTATAGGGTCCTAGAAAGAATGAAGAGACACAACCTTTTACCTAATGTGTTTACTTATAACTGTGTTATCAAGAAGCTTTGTAAAGATCAAAAGGTGGAAGAAGCCTACCAACTTTTGGATGAAATGATTGAGAAAGGAGTTACTCCAGATACATGGTCCTACAATGCAATCCAAGCATATCATTGTGATCATAGCGAGGTCAATAGTGCTCTTAACTTGATAAAGAGAATGGATAGAGACAATTGTGTTCCTGATAGACATACTTACAATATGGTTTTGAAATTGCTAGTAAGGGTGGGAAGATTTGACAGAGCCAATGAAGTGTGGGAGAGTATGGGAGAGAGAAGATTTTACCCTTCTGTTTCAACTTATGCTGTCATGATTCATGGTTTCTGCAAGAAAAAATGGAAGTTAGAAGAAGCATGTAAGTACTTTGAAATGATGATTGATGAGGGAATACCTCCATATATTTCTACTGTTGAGTTGTTGAGGAACCGACTTCTGGGGATAGGCTTCAAGGATCACGTTGAGATTCTTGGTGATAAGATGAGAAGAAGCACTTCTTGTTCCATACAAGAGCTGGCAAATGTGATGAGTGGTGGCAAATGCCATGAGGTTCACCGCATGTCAAGAAATGAAGATACAGAGTTTGAAAGTGACTGA
- the LOC120083293 gene encoding pentatricopeptide repeat-containing protein At1g52620: protein MSKTVLSRIKPFHNFKPESSSSCSFPLRCDIKRLVNDTIQILKSHEKWEQSLHTHFTESDIPVVDVTHFVLDRIDDVVLGLKFFDWASKNSPSGSLNGSAYSSLLKLLSKFRVFPEIEFTLEDMKTKETIPTREALSNVLCAYADVGSVDKALEVYHGVVKLHNSLPSMYACNSLLNLLVKHRRLETAHQLYDEMVSRDNGDDICMDNYTTCIMVRGLCLEGRIEDGRKLIESRWGKGCVPNIVFYNTLIDGYCKKGEVESAYKLFKELKMKGFIPTLETFGSLVNGFCKVGIFEAIDLLLVEMKERGLSVNVQIYNTIIDARYKLGYDTKAKDTLKEMTENCCTPDLVTYNTLINYLCSRGEVKEAEKLLEQTIRRGLAPDKFAYTPLVHGYYKQGEYIRASDLVIEMSTRGHEVDRVSYGAIIHGLVVAGEVDIALTIRDRMMERGVLPDANIYNVLMNGLFKKGKLSMAKMMLTEMLDQHIAPDAFIYATLVDGFIRHGNLDEAMKIFQLTIEKGIDPGVVGYNVMIKGFSKFGMMNDAILCIDRMRSAHHAPDVFTFSTIIDGYVKQHDMYAVLKVFGLMVKQNCKPNVITYTSLINGYCRKGEIKMAEKHFSMMQSHGLEPSVVTYSILIRSFCKEAKLGKAASYFELMLINKCTPNDVVFHYLVNGFINTNAAAVSRGPNNLHDNSRSMFEDFFFRMIGDGWTRKAAAYNCILICLCQHRMVKTALQLRDKMLSLGLCPDAVSFVALIHGICLEGKSKEWRNIISCDLNEGELQIALKYSLELDKSITQGGISEASEILQAMIKGYESPNQDLNNLREPQRQM, encoded by the coding sequence ATGTCTAAAACCGTTCTCTCTCGTATCAAGCCCTTCCACAACTTCAAACCggaatcatcttcttcttgctcCTTCCCTCTCAGATGCGACATCAAGAGGCTTGTTAATGATACCATTCAAATTCTCAAGTCCCACGAGAAGTGGGAACAATCCCTTCATACCCACTTCACTGAATCCGATATACCCGTCGTAGACGTTACCCATTTTGTTTTAGACCGAATTGATGATGTAGTACTGGGTTTGAAGTTCTTCGATTGGGCGTCAAAGAATTCCCCCTCCGGTTCACTAAATGGGAGTGCCTATTCTTCGCTGTTAAAACTTCTATCGAAGTTTAGAGTGTTTCCGGAGATTGAGTTCACACTCGAAGATATGAAAACTAAAGAAACCATCCCAACCCGTGAAGCGCTGAGTAATGTACTTTGCGCATATGCGGATGTTGGGTCGGTTGATAAAGCTCTTGAGGTCTATCATGGCGTCGTCAAGTTGCACAACAGTCTTCCAAGTATGTATGCTTGCAATTCTTTGCTTAATTTGCTCGTTAAACACCGTAGGCTCGAAACTGCACACCAACTGTATGATGAAATGGTTTCTAGAGATAATGGTGATGACATTTGTATGGATAATTATACTACTTGTATCATGGTGAGGGGCTTATGTTTGGAAGGTAGAATTGAGGATGGTAGGAAGCTGATTGAATCCAGATGGGGGAAAGGCTGTGTACCCAACATTGTGTTTTACAATACTCTCATTGATGGATATTGCAAGAAGGGTGAGGTTGAAAGTGCGTATAAACTTTTTAAGGAATTGAAGATGAAAGGATTTATACCTACTCTAGAAACTTTTGGTTCCCTGGTAAATGGTTTTTGCAAGGTGGGAATCTTTGAAGCTATTGATCTTCTTTTGGTGGAAATGAAAGAGAGGGGCTTGAGTGTTAACGTTCAGATTTATAATACCATTATTGATGCTCGATATAAGCTCGGTTACGACACTAAAGCAAAGGATACACTTAAAGAAATGACTGAGAATTGCTGTACACCAGATCTTGTGACTTATAATACTCTAATAAACTATTTATGTAGCAGGGGGGAGGTTAAGGAAGCTGAGAAGCTCTTGGAACAAACAATAAGGAGAGGATTGGCACCGGATAAGTTCGCTTATACTCCTCTTGTTCATGGCTACTATAAACAAGGGGAATATATTAGGGCCTCAGATTTGGTCATCGAGATGTCAACAAGAGGGCATGAAGTTGATAGGGTTTCATATGGAGCTATAATCCATGGACTTGTTGTTGCAGGCGAAGTCGATATTGCATTGACAATCCGGGACAGAATGATGGAACGAGGAGTCTTACCTGATGCCAATATCTACAATGTTTTGATGAATGGACTTTTCAAGAAAGGGAAGCTTTCCATGGCCAAGATGATGCTTACAGAGATGCTTGACCAACATATAGCACCCGATGCATTTATTTATGCTACTTTAGTGGATGGGTTCATTAGGCATGGCAACCTTGATGAGGCAATGAAAATCTTTCAACTCACTATTGAAAAGGGTATAGACCCTGGTGTTGTGGGATATAACGTCATGATCAAAGGTTTCTCTAAATTCGGGATGATGAACGATGCAATTTTATGCATTGATAGAATGAGGAGTGCACATCATGCTCCTGACGTATTTACTTTTTCCACCATAATTGATGGATACGTAAAACAACACGACATGTATGCTGTGCTGAAGGTCTTTGGATTGATGGTGAAGCAGAACTGCAAGCCTAATGTTATCACTTACACATCTTTGATCAATGGATATTGCCGAAAGGGAGAAATTAAGATGGCTGAAAAACATTTTAGCATGATGCAATCTCATGGGTTGGAGCCTAGTGTCGTCACATACAGTATACTTATACGAAGCTTTTGCAAAGAAGCTAAGCTCGGAAAAGCTGCATCATATTTTGAGCTAATGTTGATTAACAAATGCACTCCTAATGATGTTGTATTTCATTATCTAGTAAATGGGTTTATAAATACAAATGCTGCTGCAGTTTCAAGAGGACCAAATAATCTACATGATAATTCCAGATCGATGTTTGAGGACTTCTTTTTTAGAATGATTGGTGATGGATGGACGCGAAAGGCTGCAGCTTACAATTGTATTCTCATTTGCCTTTGTCAGCATAGAATGGTTAAAACTGCCTTACAATTGCGCGATAAAATGCTGTCTTTGGGACTTTGTCCTGATGCTGTTTCTTTTGTTGCGTTAATACATGGCATTTGCTTGGaaggaaaatcaaaagaatgGAGGAACATTATTTCTTGTGATTTGAATGAAGGAGAACTCCAAATTGCCTTGAAATACTCACTTGAACTAGATAAGTCTATAACTCAGGGAGGTATTTCTGAGGCTTCAGAAATTTTGCAGGCTATGATTAAGGGTTACGAGTCTCCTAATCAAGATTTGAACAATTTGAGGGAGCCACAAAGACAGATGTAA